GGCCAGAGCATCTACCGTAGGTACTTTGATAATGGGTATATCAAGTACGAACCCTAACCCTTTTGCAGTGGAAGAACCGATGCGAAGCCCGGTAAAAGAACCGGGTCCTCCTGCTACCGCTATTGCATCCAATTCCTTTAATTCCATTCCAACCTGTTTTATTAACTCATCAAGCATTGGCAGCAACGTTTGTGAATGGGTCTTTTTATTATTAATTGTAAACTCACCCAGTACTTTTTCCTCATTTACAAGTGCTACAGATGCCACCAGACCTGAGCTGTCTAATGCAAGGAGCTTCATATCCTGCCCTCCTCTAGATTATTAATCTGTATTATTCTATAGTCAAAGCCTTTATCAAGCTCTTTTTTAATGGTTATCTCTACCGGCTTGTCCGGCAGGAGCTCCTTTATCAGATTCGACCACTCTATAAGACAAACTCCCTCACCAAAAAAGTAATCTTCATAACCAATTTCATACATTTCTTCTATATCTTCAATCCGGTAGACATCGAAATGATAAAAGGGATATCTTCCTTCTTCATATTCTTGTACTATGGTAAAGGTTGGACTGCTTACAGTCTCCTCAATGCCCAGGCCTTTTGCAAATCCTTGCGTAAATACAGTCTTGCCGGTTCCAAGGTCACCGGATAGACAATAGATATCTCCTGCTTTGGCATTTTCTCCAAGCCTTTTGCCAAGCTGAAAGGTTTCTTCCCTGTTATGGCTCTCTATAATCATGCTTTTTCTCTCTTTACTCTATTCTCTCTAATTGTGAATGCTTCTATGTGCAATTATAGCAGATTGAGCTGAAATTACAAGGGTTCTCCCTTTTTAAGAAGCAGGTCATCCTTTTAGTCTTCTTAGCATCAGCTTCGCAAGTTCAGACAGTACAATAACACTTAAGGTAACTCCGAAAATTTTCATCCACATAACAAATGTTAGCGGTATAGTGCCAAAGAATGCTCCTGCAAACTGTATAATAAGAATCTGCAATACAAAGGTAATGGTAATTACTAAAAGCATAATCCGGTTTTTTAACAAGTGCTTAAAGATACTTACTGTATGCAGTTCACGACAGTTAAAGGAATTAAATAATTGAAATAAAGCAAATAAGGTAAATAAAACGGTTGTCATTTCTTCTTCGGCTGCACCTAAAAAGTTAAAGGTATATTGGCATAAAAATACTATTGAAATATAAAGACCGGTTAGTCCGATTCTTAACAGCATGGATTTGGATACTATATTATCACTTCGCTTTGTAGGCGGACGTTTCATTAAGTCATCATAAATTGGTTCAAGACCTAAGGTAAGGGCCGGTGGTCCATCCATGATAATATTAATCCATAAGAGCTGTAAAGCAGTAAAAGGTGCTTTCAGTCCAAGCAGTATGGATATAAAAACTACAATTACGGAGGAAACGTTTACTGTCAGCTGAAACTGTATAAAACGCTTAAAATTTTCATAGATTCCACGTCCCCAGGCTATGGCTTTTACAATAGTTGAAAAGGAGTCATTTAAAAGTACGATATCACTGGCTTCCTTAGATACTTCCGTACCGGATATCCCCATAGCGATACCAACGTCTGCATTCTTAAGTGCCGGTGCATCATTAATTCCATCACCGGTAACCGCAACTACATTGCCCTGAGATTTTAACAATTTTACGACTCTCATTTTAATTGTGGGTGTACTTCTTGCAATTACACTAATGCTAGGAAGCTTCTTTAACAGTTCTTCATCACTTAAATCTGCTATCTCCTTAGCTTCTACCGCTATATGTTCATTGTTTAATATGTGGAGCTCATTGGCAATCGCAGTGGCAGTAACAATATTGTCACCGGTTAATATCTTAAGGTCGATACCGGCAAGACGGCAGTTTTTAACTGCTTCATATACATCCTTGCGCAAAGGGTCAGCTATAGCAACAAAGCCATCAAATACCATGTCATGTTCCATAGTGGAATGCTGTTCTTCTTCCTCATAGTCAAGCATTGTATCCAGTTCTTTATGTGCAAAGGCAATTACCCTCATTGCTTTTTCCTGGGCTTTTGTTATATACTGTTCGATTTCTTTCTTTTGGTCAGCCTGGATATTACACATTTCAAAAACACACTCAGGACTTCCCTTAACATAAGAAATAATCTTCCCATCCACTTTACTAATAGTTGTCATATGTTTTAATTCTGATGAAAAAGGAAAAGCATATAAAACATCATGGTCTGACCGTTCATCCTTATAGGTTTTCAGACTTCTCCTTCTTGCTTCCGACTGCTCATAAAAATTTAACATGGCACATTCCGTGGGATTTCCGATAAAGGTACCATCCTGAGAAATATCAGCAGTCGTGTTAAGACAGACATTATGAACAATCCAGTCACAGAGTAAATCTGTAGGATGTTCATGCCATTTCCTGTCATAATAGGCAGATACCTTCATTTTGTTCTCAGTCAGGGTACCTGTTTTATCTGAGCAGATCACATTAATGCAGCCAACGGTTTCTGAGGCTATCATCTTTTTTACCAGCGCATTCTGATGAGACAATTTTATTATGTTAATCGAAAGAGACACGGCTACGATTGTTGGAAGTCCTTCTGGTACGGCTGCAACAATCAGAACAATACTGGTTACAAATGCTTCTAATACATTCTCTAATACCAAACGGTCTGCCAAGGCAAAAGAAATTATTTCGGATACAAAAACAATTGCCGCTGCTATTATCCCAAGAATGGTTATAGTCTTACCCAGTCTTGCCAGCTTCTCCTGTAAAGGAGTGGAAGATTTCTCAGTTTTGGTAAGTTCTTTGGCAATTTTGCCAAATTCAGTGTTATCACCTACTGCTGTTACAACTGCCCTACCGTATCCGCTTGTGATATAATTACCAGAATAAAGCATGTTGCCACGGTCTGCAAGGGGCGTTTTTTCATCCGCAAAAATGAGTTCAGCATCCTTTTTTGCTGGTACACTCTCACCGGTTAACATGGATTCATCGACTGCAAGACCTACACTTTCAATTAACCGCCCATCTGCCGGAATCTTATCTCCGGTTGATAGAAGTACGATATCGCCAACTACAATATCTTTTTGTCCTACCATTACAGTATCGCCGTTTCTCAGTACCTTTATTTGGGTATCCTCACTTATTTTTGACAGGGCTTCAAAGGCCTTGGCACTCTTTCCTTCCATGACTACCGTAATAAGAACGGACAGAGAGATTGCAGCAAATATACCCACACATTCTAAGAAGTCTGCTTCTCCACCGGTAGTAGCGCGTATAATATTAACTATCAGTGCTACTACTCCTGCCATAACAAGCATTAATATCATAGGTTCACTGGCCGCTCCCAGGATACGTTTTACCAGTGATTCCGGCTTTTCTCTTGTCAGCGTATTTCTTCCGTATTTTTCCTGGTTCTGCTCAGCCTGCACAGTTGTTAGTCCTGTCACAGCATTTGAGTTAAGGCAGCTAATTAAGCTTTCTTTGTTTTCCATAAAATCCTTCAAAACAATTTCCTCCGTGTGTTTTTACTACTTTTATTCATTTAAATTACCTCGATTATAGGAGAATTATAAATAAAAAAGCTCATGTACAGCATGATAAGCTATACACGAGCATAAAAAAAGACCATGTATGGCTTATAAAAGCTATACATGAGTCTCGTTATTTAAGGCAAGCCAGACTTTTTACAGTCAGTATGTTGACTTGACACGTAATTCCTTACGCAAACTACTCCCTCACGGGTGTTTTAAATTGTCTCCTATTGTATCATGGTCATAGGATTTAGTCAAGTATCTTACGGGTATTCTTACAATCTGTTTTTAAGCATCCGATAAGTATAGTGCCCTACAAAACCTAAAAAGATACCTTTAACAATATTAAACGGTGTAATTCCATATAAAATCAAAGTAAACTTATCCTTGATTCCCGGTATCCCCTTGGCAACTGCCACTACATTATCCATACCTCCATAGAGGTTAGCATATAGCGGAATAGTAACCAAATAATTCATTATAAACCCTACGGCGGTCATGACAATGGTTGCCACTCCAAAAATCAAGAAAGGATGGTGTTTCTTCTTCATCTTTCTATAAAGAAAGGCTGCCGGTACTACATAGGCTATGCTTATGATAAAATTAGCTAACTCACCAATACCTGCTGTCTTTGTTGCGGTAATGGCTTTAATTACATTCTTAATAAGTTCAATAACAACTCCTGCCATGGGTCCAAAGTGAAAGGCACCGATAATTGCAGGTATATCACTTAGTTCCAAGCGTAGAAATCCGATAAATGGTGGTGATTCTAATAGCATCAATACATAGGATAATGCTGACAAAAGACTGATGGTTACCATAGCTTTGGTGGTGAAGAACTTCTCTCTTTTTAATGGAATATCTTGCTTTTGAAATGTACTTTGGTTTTTTTCCTTTTTTACATTCTGGACGATTTGATTCATATTCTCTCTCCTTTTTTTCTTGGAAAGGAAAATTCTTGGCTGCTCCTTAAACACAAAAAACCTCGAACATAAAATTCGAGGCGATTCATAACGTATTGTTGCATATATCTATGCAATAATATTTCTTCTCACATCCAGACTTTACTGTCGGTTTTGGAATCTCACCAAATCAACTGAAAAATTGCTACTCTGTCGTTTCTAAAATTACTTGCAACTTTTCAGGTCGCGGACTATACCGCCGGTCGGGAATCTCACCCTGCCCCGAAGAATTTCCTTCTTTATTCTTTTTACTATTTTATTGTAACTCTTAGCTAAATTGTTGTCAATATCTATTTTCTGCCTGCGAAAGCAGGATAATATGCTTTCTGGTAAGCTTATCATTTGTTTCTCCTATTCTTTAATATCAAAAAAACCCAAAACAGAAAACAACCAAAACAAGCCCCTGCACTGTCTATTAATACATCCGTAAACTGCCCCGAACGTTCAGGCACAAAGAGTTGGTGTATTTCATCGGTACAGGCGTATAAAAAGCAAATACTAAGTGTATACAGAAAAAGAACTCTGCCTCTTTTTTTATGAACTATATATAGCGGGAGCGATACTGTAATGCTTAAAAGGGCATACTCTGTAAAGTGCCCTGCCTTACGAAGGGGGGTATGTATCATTTCCTTCCATTTTAGTTCTGCCTCAGGCGTTAGGTTTAAATCCACAATTTTGTCCATGGTATTAAAAAGAGAGTCTGTCACATTAGAACTCAAACCAGAAGATTTGATACCCGTTGAAGATGAAAACCGGAATATTATAACCATCATAAAAATAGCCGGCAGCCAGACCAAAAGTAAAATTTTTTTATTCATGTATTGATTTTAATGCCACATTTATAGGCGGAAGGATTATTACTAAGTTTATTGTGGCCCCTTTCAGACTATTTTCCTTCACCCTCTGCATACTGCTGAAACTATCTTCCGTTTTTTTCAGATATTATTATTTTACTACTTATATCTTCATTTGAATACCATATATTTTTGATTTTCAGACTAATGCTTGTTTTCTCCCTACCATCATGATATAATGACTGTAAATTTTTACCATATGGAGGTTTTATGGAATTACATGAATCAGTTTTAATATCTTTATTATCTTATGCAATCCGGGCAGAGCATCCTGCTTTTAACGAGGTTAACAACATTTCCTGGGATAGATTATTTGAAGAAGCTGCTGCTCACCAGGTACATACTCTGCTCTATCCTCTAATTGCTGACTTAGGGGAAGATTCCATACCAGCCCCCCTCCTTTCCAAATGGAAACAAGAGACCAAGTCTGCTGCTGCCAGACAGTTACAACATGTTGAACAGGTAAATACTATTATAAAAGTCTTCCATAATAACAGCATTTCTGTTATTGCACTAAAGGGCCTGGTTTTAAGAAATTATTATCCAAAGCCTGAACTTCGAACGATGGGAGATGGAGATTTACTTATACATAAAGCAAATATGAAAAAAGCAAAAAAACTTCTTCAAAAGATGGGATACCGTTTAAAAGAGAATACTCCCCGCCATTTTTGTTTTTCTCATAAGTACTTTCCGCTGCTTGAAATGCATCAATGCTTAAGTGAAAAAGAAATACAGTGTATCTATCCTGACTTAACCACAGCTGTATTGAAACGCAGCGAACGGATAGAAATCAAAGGCATGGACGCTTCTATATTCACCCTATCTATAGAGGATATGTTTCTTCATTTGTTGTTGCATTTTGCTGGCCATCTAATGTCAGAGGGTATTGGCTTGCGAAGTGTATGTGATATTGTATTGTTCTTAGAAAAAGAAGGGTTGAAATTGGATATGGGTTATCTGCAGGACAAACTACTCACCTGTCGGCTTACTCATCTGGCAGCAACTTTAGTACGGTTATGTGAGAAATATTTTTCCTTAAAACTACCATGTATCTTTCCCGGTGCTGTAGAAGATTCCGACGTAGATTTACTCATGGAGGATATTCTGGATGCCGGGGTGTACGGTCGTAAGACGATGAACCGGGATATTAGCGGCAGCTTGTTAAAATACTATTCTTCTTGTAATCATGAGAAACATAATACACTAACTTTAAAACATAAGGCATTATTTTATTTCCCATGCAGTAAATGGCTACACTCCCGATACTGGTACGCCAAGAAATTCCCTCTTTTATTACCGGTAGCATGGATTCATCGAGGTCTGCGCAATTGCTTCCGGTTAAAATCTCTGTACCTTTATAAAGAGGCAGCCATTATTAGCCAGAACCGTGCTTTGCTGATTAACCGCCTAAAGCTTCGCTAACATACGTAGAACTTATTTCTGATTTTTCATATAATCTACCTTTGTTTAATTCTAAAATTCTATCGCAAAACTGCAAGAGAGTTAGACGGTGGGTTATAATAATACAGGTTATGCCTTTATACTGATTGCTAATTGCACGCAGTACCCTTTCTTCTGTCTCTGTATCCAATGCTGAGGTTGCCTCATCAAGGACGAGAATCGGTGCTTTCTTTATAAGTGCTCTTGCTATGGCTATTCTTTGTGCCTGTCCCTCTGAAAGCCCTATTCCTCTCTCTCCTATTATGGTATCTATTCCTTTCTCCAGCTTACTTATAAAGTCCATGGCGTCTGCCGTCTTTAAAACCATTAGCATTTCAGCTTTCGTAGCGTCCGGATCACCTATCCTGAGATTTTCAGCAATGCTGCCGGAAAACAAGGTGTTTCCCTGGGGGACATAGGCAATCAGATTACGCAGGGAAGCCTCCGTCTGCCATACCTCCTGCCTGTATTGAATAAACATCTTACCTTTTTGGGGTTCTATTAACTGCATGAGAATATGAATTAAGGTAGTCTTGCCTTCTCCTGAGGCTCCAATTAGCCCAATCACCTCCCCTTTTTGAATCTGAAAGAAAAGTTCTTGTAAGACAGGCGCTTCATATTTGTAACTAAAGTGAATTCCTTCCAGATGAATCGAAGAAAAATCTAATTTAACCTCTTTCAAATACTGTTTTTCACTTTCTTCTCCTTCCAGCTTAAGAAGACGCCTGGCAGAAGAAAAAGTGCTCATGGCCTGCGGCAATGTTCCTGCCAGTTCCATAAAAGGGCTTTGCACCTGAGCCACCAACTGTATAAACACTGTTAAGGTACCAAAACTTATGAGTCCCTTATATAGTTTATAAGCTCCCCATCCAAAAACCAACAAATAGCAAATCCAAAAACCTCCGGTTACCAATGTGCTTGTTATCTGTGATGCCAGGCTTTTTTTTAATACCAGCTTCTTCTTGGTTTCCTGAAGCCTTGAAAGATTCTGCTCCATAGCTTCCTCCCTGCAAAAGGTTTTTTGAATGAGAATATGTTCAAGACTTTCCTGTATATAAGAACGATAGTTACTTTCTGCCTCCTGAGCTTTTTCATGTATGACTATAAACCTGCTCCCAAAGATATATCCTGCTAACATAGCCGCAGGCCCTAATAGCAATGCATAGGCTGCCATAACCGGATCATATATAAGCAGTGTGATAACAGCCGCTAACACGCCTGTTGTTAATGCTATCACTTCCGGAACAGCTCTAACCAAACCACCGGCTGCAATATTCACATCACTGGTGATACGCGTCATTAAATCCCCGGTATGATACGCTGTGTAATCTAGCCAACGCATGTGAGATAGACGATGAAACAGTTTATTTCGCATCTGGTTTGACATATTTTCCAGGGTATTCACAGATAGCATAGTGCTTATTCCTTTTAATATAATCTGCGCTACAATTACAAGCACAAAAGAAAGGCAGGCTTTTACAGCCTGCTGCCACACTCCCTCTACCGCACCGTCAATTAACGCCTTTGAAAGCACAGCTAATGCTACCCTTAACAGTGACAAAACACTTCCTATGACAATGAGTGTTATAAGAGACCAGAAATATTTCTTGACCCAGACAGATAACCAGAAAACTGTACTTAGGTTACGTTTCATATACATCCTCTCCTTCTTTTTATGCTTTGCCGTATATTACGCAATCGTCCATTGAACCGGATTAAAAATATACGTATGGGAAATGCCAGCCTCCACATAAAAACGAGTGCCTGAAGCAGTTTGTGAGTACATTCTATATATTTTTCCTCACGCCAGATGCCTTCTGCCTTTGCCGCAAACTGTTCCGGATAGATAGGACCTTCACACCACTGTTCAGCATCTCCACATAAATATATTGCCACTTTTGTCTTTTTCATTACCCTGTGAAGTACATATTGTTTGTTTTTTCGTTGTATGAGTACAATATCCCCCGATTTAATGCAAGCAAAGTCTGTGCCTGCAAGTGTAACACTATCTTTGCCTCCCCTCAAAAAGGGATACATGCTCATACCTGTCACCGTAATACGCACCCTGCCTCCGGCGTTAAGCAGTTCCTTTATAACAGGCATCATCTTCTCAATTTTTAAATATTTTATATCAGACATTGATAAACCAACTCCACTGCCTCGTTATCAGGCCTGCATCGCAACTTATATACAGGCACTAAC
The nucleotide sequence above comes from Anaerocolumna cellulosilytica. Encoded proteins:
- the tsaE gene encoding tRNA (adenosine(37)-N6)-threonylcarbamoyltransferase complex ATPase subunit type 1 TsaE, coding for MIIESHNREETFQLGKRLGENAKAGDIYCLSGDLGTGKTVFTQGFAKGLGIEETVSSPTFTIVQEYEEGRYPFYHFDVYRIEDIEEMYEIGYEDYFFGEGVCLIEWSNLIKELLPDKPVEITIKKELDKGFDYRIIQINNLEEGRI
- a CDS encoding calcium-translocating P-type ATPase, PMCA-type, translating into MKDFMENKESLISCLNSNAVTGLTTVQAEQNQEKYGRNTLTREKPESLVKRILGAASEPMILMLVMAGVVALIVNIIRATTGGEADFLECVGIFAAISLSVLITVVMEGKSAKAFEALSKISEDTQIKVLRNGDTVMVGQKDIVVGDIVLLSTGDKIPADGRLIESVGLAVDESMLTGESVPAKKDAELIFADEKTPLADRGNMLYSGNYITSGYGRAVVTAVGDNTEFGKIAKELTKTEKSSTPLQEKLARLGKTITILGIIAAAIVFVSEIISFALADRLVLENVLEAFVTSIVLIVAAVPEGLPTIVAVSLSINIIKLSHQNALVKKMIASETVGCINVICSDKTGTLTENKMKVSAYYDRKWHEHPTDLLCDWIVHNVCLNTTADISQDGTFIGNPTECAMLNFYEQSEARRRSLKTYKDERSDHDVLYAFPFSSELKHMTTISKVDGKIISYVKGSPECVFEMCNIQADQKKEIEQYITKAQEKAMRVIAFAHKELDTMLDYEEEEQHSTMEHDMVFDGFVAIADPLRKDVYEAVKNCRLAGIDLKILTGDNIVTATAIANELHILNNEHIAVEAKEIADLSDEELLKKLPSISVIARSTPTIKMRVVKLLKSQGNVVAVTGDGINDAPALKNADVGIAMGISGTEVSKEASDIVLLNDSFSTIVKAIAWGRGIYENFKRFIQFQLTVNVSSVIVVFISILLGLKAPFTALQLLWINIIMDGPPALTLGLEPIYDDLMKRPPTKRSDNIVSKSMLLRIGLTGLYISIVFLCQYTFNFLGAAEEEMTTVLFTLFALFQLFNSFNCRELHTVSIFKHLLKNRIMLLVITITFVLQILIIQFAGAFFGTIPLTFVMWMKIFGVTLSVIVLSELAKLMLRRLKG
- a CDS encoding ECF transporter S component: MNQIVQNVKKEKNQSTFQKQDIPLKREKFFTTKAMVTISLLSALSYVLMLLESPPFIGFLRLELSDIPAIIGAFHFGPMAGVVIELIKNVIKAITATKTAGIGELANFIISIAYVVPAAFLYRKMKKKHHPFLIFGVATIVMTAVGFIMNYLVTIPLYANLYGGMDNVVAVAKGIPGIKDKFTLILYGITPFNIVKGIFLGFVGHYTYRMLKNRL
- a CDS encoding VanZ family protein, producing MNKKILLLVWLPAIFMMVIIFRFSSSTGIKSSGLSSNVTDSLFNTMDKIVDLNLTPEAELKWKEMIHTPLRKAGHFTEYALLSITVSLPLYIVHKKRGRVLFLYTLSICFLYACTDEIHQLFVPERSGQFTDVLIDSAGACFGCFLFWVFLILKNRRNK
- a CDS encoding nucleotidyltransferase domain-containing protein; this translates as MELHESVLISLLSYAIRAEHPAFNEVNNISWDRLFEEAAAHQVHTLLYPLIADLGEDSIPAPLLSKWKQETKSAAARQLQHVEQVNTIIKVFHNNSISVIALKGLVLRNYYPKPELRTMGDGDLLIHKANMKKAKKLLQKMGYRLKENTPRHFCFSHKYFPLLEMHQCLSEKEIQCIYPDLTTAVLKRSERIEIKGMDASIFTLSIEDMFLHLLLHFAGHLMSEGIGLRSVCDIVLFLEKEGLKLDMGYLQDKLLTCRLTHLAATLVRLCEKYFSLKLPCIFPGAVEDSDVDLLMEDILDAGVYGRKTMNRDISGSLLKYYSSCNHEKHNTLTLKHKALFYFPCSKWLHSRYWYAKKFPLLLPVAWIHRGLRNCFRLKSLYLYKEAAIISQNRALLINRLKLR
- a CDS encoding ABC transporter ATP-binding protein, which produces MKRNLSTVFWLSVWVKKYFWSLITLIVIGSVLSLLRVALAVLSKALIDGAVEGVWQQAVKACLSFVLVIVAQIILKGISTMLSVNTLENMSNQMRNKLFHRLSHMRWLDYTAYHTGDLMTRITSDVNIAAGGLVRAVPEVIALTTGVLAAVITLLIYDPVMAAYALLLGPAAMLAGYIFGSRFIVIHEKAQEAESNYRSYIQESLEHILIQKTFCREEAMEQNLSRLQETKKKLVLKKSLASQITSTLVTGGFWICYLLVFGWGAYKLYKGLISFGTLTVFIQLVAQVQSPFMELAGTLPQAMSTFSSARRLLKLEGEESEKQYLKEVKLDFSSIHLEGIHFSYKYEAPVLQELFFQIQKGEVIGLIGASGEGKTTLIHILMQLIEPQKGKMFIQYRQEVWQTEASLRNLIAYVPQGNTLFSGSIAENLRIGDPDATKAEMLMVLKTADAMDFISKLEKGIDTIIGERGIGLSEGQAQRIAIARALIKKAPILVLDEATSALDTETEERVLRAISNQYKGITCIIITHRLTLLQFCDRILELNKGRLYEKSEISSTYVSEALGG
- a CDS encoding S24/S26 family peptidase — encoded protein: MSDIKYLKIEKMMPVIKELLNAGGRVRITVTGMSMYPFLRGGKDSVTLAGTDFACIKSGDIVLIQRKNKQYVLHRVMKKTKVAIYLCGDAEQWCEGPIYPEQFAAKAEGIWREEKYIECTHKLLQALVFMWRLAFPIRIFLIRFNGRLRNIRQSIKRRRGCI